GGCTTTGTCATCGCAAGCCGCCTGAAGGATAGCTTTCGCCTGCTCGAGCTCGCCCTGGTCTGGGCTGGGGTCTGGTTCTTTGTTTATCTGCCGTTGCGACTTTTTTTCGCGCGACTGACGGTCCACCGCGGGCTCTTCCATTCCTTGCTGATGGCCGCCGTGCTGGCGCTATCGGCGGTGATCGCCGGTGATCGCTGGTTGGCGATTGAGCCGTCGCTCAGCTGGCTGGTCGGTGGTTTCGTGCTGCTCGGCTATCTCACCCATCTGGTGCTTGATGAGATTGTTAGCGTCGATCTGCTCGGCAATCGCGTCAAACGCTCCTTTGGTACCGCGCTCAAACCCTTGAGTCTTCGCGCCTGGCCGGGGTCTTTGCTGTTGCTCGCGCTGCTTGTGCTTGGTGCGTATTTGGCACCGGATGCGGCTCCACTGCTCGAGTTCCTGGACCGCCTTGGCGTGCCCATGGACCTGTCCCTTCAGCTGCCAGGAAAGCGCTCGGCAGGCTGGGGCGCAAGCGGGCTTGGCCCCGCCGGCATCGGTTGAGCAGACAAGCGCCGGTTGCAATTGCGGCCCATTGCCATTCAAAATCCAGCGAATCGGGTTATTCCGGCGTTTGCATCAGGATGCGCTTGTATCACGATAATCGAGATTGCAAAGGCGCCGGAATTCTCTGTCGTTCAGGGTAAGGAAAGGCCTTGGCTGTTTCAGGCCGCACGCCCATTAGCTTTCGGACTAACGTTTCAGGAGACCACACCATGAAAATCGCCGCTCCCATCGCTATTGTGCTGGCACTTGTCGGCTGGGGCTTGACCTTCTTTATCGGTGACACGCTTCTGTCCGGGACTGCGCTCGAGGATCGCATGTGCCAGACCGGCTGCATCAAAGGACT
Above is a genomic segment from Thiorhodovibrio litoralis containing:
- a CDS encoding metal-dependent hydrolase, with amino-acid sequence MANFQTHLGVGTAVVGTAALAAHTQGLTNFSQAQWLLALGVGASLLPDIDADDSRPVRAFFALLGLVLGFVIASRLKDSFRLLELALVWAGVWFFVYLPLRLFFARLTVHRGLFHSLLMAAVLALSAVIAGDRWLAIEPSLSWLVGGFVLLGYLTHLVLDEIVSVDLLGNRVKRSFGTALKPLSLRAWPGSLLLLALLVLGAYLAPDAAPLLEFLDRLGVPMDLSLQLPGKRSAGWGASGLGPAGIG